Proteins encoded within one genomic window of Ammonifex degensii KC4:
- a CDS encoding SpoIIE family protein phosphatase: protein MPARGRLKLVAPASIPKVKGVKAEAKACLWKHLVLYSIGLFLGRALLLDSLAPFGSAYAAAVNLVFGRNFWPVWLAVLLGEFWSLPPEGRFSGAVTLLGTALVLGLVPAKPLRQPLNASLLVGASSLFLRSFFLVLGHPTPHGYISLLFEGLFTGVLTYLFLRGLAAWREKGFNLSVEELFCLFVLGTGIIAGTGEISWGVVSLKGVLTRLSLLLAAQAGGAGAGAAVGALLGAIPGLSFSSLPQAIPNYAFIGLLAGSFRSFGRVGQILGFGLGNVLLVLPDSASLEVLTSIVAETVLSIVLYLLLPMHWYAGLRVAYAGASLPSGQNLARLDSWVTKRLDSWSRVYQELAATFSAAERESRPVLPEGEEEIVEEAKNRVCSHCPLFRVCWEREGEQTRALYREALSIIRRKGSISPEGFPSYFAQRCVRLSDLTLTLSLLWELYRANRFWCRKVGESRAVVAEQFQGFARALQSFVGELGENLKRAAAVEEELLRLVASGGLRVKELNVHLRPDGRVEVEVEVAARACRGELFCQREMADLVSRVARWPYAVAHANCPWRQGTEECRFVLYPSLRYRLALGAASASFNRVSGDTYTTISLPGGRCALVLSDGMGSGTGAAMESATAVSLLELLLQAGFGEELAVKLANSLILFRSPGDGFATLDMAVVDLYTGKLRWVKIGASPGFVYRRNGVVEIIREPSLPAGVLSPIDVVVVERELCPGDLVVLVSDGLLEAYRGEDKETWWAEVLQELKGEDPEMVGKFLLDRARLVGGGRLQDDATVVAARLLPA, encoded by the coding sequence TTGCCGGCTAGAGGGCGACTCAAACTGGTGGCTCCCGCCAGCATCCCGAAGGTCAAAGGGGTGAAGGCTGAAGCTAAAGCATGCCTTTGGAAGCACTTAGTCCTTTACTCGATAGGCCTTTTCCTGGGCCGGGCTTTGCTTTTAGACAGCCTAGCTCCTTTCGGCTCGGCCTACGCGGCGGCGGTGAACTTGGTTTTCGGCCGGAACTTCTGGCCGGTGTGGCTGGCGGTTCTCCTAGGGGAGTTCTGGTCCTTACCCCCGGAGGGGCGCTTTTCCGGAGCGGTAACTTTGCTGGGTACTGCCCTTGTTTTAGGGCTGGTGCCGGCCAAGCCTTTGCGCCAGCCGCTAAACGCCTCCCTGCTGGTGGGGGCGAGCAGTCTCTTTTTGCGCTCCTTCTTTTTGGTTCTCGGTCATCCCACACCGCACGGGTACATAAGCCTCCTCTTTGAAGGGCTTTTCACCGGTGTTCTCACCTACCTCTTCCTACGGGGACTTGCTGCTTGGCGGGAAAAGGGGTTTAACCTTTCGGTGGAGGAACTCTTCTGCCTTTTCGTCCTTGGAACCGGAATTATAGCAGGTACAGGGGAGATCTCCTGGGGGGTGGTCTCGCTCAAAGGAGTGCTTACGCGTCTCAGTCTTTTGTTGGCGGCACAGGCGGGAGGGGCCGGGGCCGGTGCGGCGGTGGGAGCGCTTCTGGGGGCCATACCGGGCCTTTCCTTTTCCTCACTTCCCCAGGCGATTCCTAACTACGCCTTTATCGGCCTTTTGGCGGGTAGTTTCCGGAGCTTCGGCCGGGTGGGCCAGATCTTGGGCTTTGGCCTGGGTAACGTCCTGTTGGTGCTGCCCGACTCGGCCAGCCTGGAGGTGCTAACTTCGATTGTGGCCGAGACAGTACTTTCCATAGTGCTTTACCTATTGCTGCCAATGCATTGGTATGCCGGCCTGCGGGTGGCTTATGCCGGTGCCTCTCTTCCTTCCGGCCAAAACTTAGCCCGGCTCGATTCCTGGGTAACCAAGCGGCTTGATAGCTGGTCCAGGGTCTATCAAGAGTTGGCGGCCACCTTCAGCGCCGCCGAGCGCGAGAGCCGGCCGGTGTTGCCGGAGGGGGAGGAGGAGATTGTAGAGGAGGCCAAAAACCGGGTCTGCTCCCACTGTCCCCTTTTTAGGGTCTGCTGGGAAAGGGAAGGAGAGCAAACGCGGGCTTTATACCGCGAGGCCCTAAGCATTATCCGCCGAAAGGGTAGCATTAGCCCGGAAGGATTCCCCTCCTACTTTGCGCAACGCTGCGTACGTCTTTCTGACCTTACCCTCACCCTCTCCCTCCTCTGGGAGCTCTACCGGGCCAACCGCTTCTGGTGCCGCAAGGTGGGGGAGAGCCGGGCAGTAGTGGCGGAGCAGTTCCAGGGCTTTGCCCGTGCACTACAAAGCTTCGTGGGGGAGTTGGGGGAGAACCTCAAGCGGGCGGCGGCGGTGGAAGAGGAGCTCTTACGCCTGGTGGCTTCCGGCGGGCTGCGGGTGAAAGAGCTTAACGTCCATCTGCGCCCAGACGGCCGGGTGGAGGTGGAGGTGGAGGTAGCGGCTCGGGCCTGTCGGGGAGAGCTCTTCTGCCAGCGCGAGATGGCCGACCTGGTATCCCGGGTGGCCCGCTGGCCCTACGCCGTGGCCCACGCCAACTGCCCCTGGCGCCAGGGGACGGAAGAGTGCCGCTTCGTGCTTTACCCCTCCCTGCGCTACCGCTTGGCCCTGGGGGCGGCGAGTGCGAGCTTTAACCGGGTTTCCGGCGATACTTACACCACCATTTCTTTACCCGGCGGGCGCTGCGCCCTGGTCTTGAGCGACGGCATGGGGAGCGGAACGGGAGCGGCGATGGAGAGCGCCACCGCGGTCTCCCTACTGGAGCTTTTGCTGCAGGCCGGCTTCGGCGAGGAGCTGGCCGTGAAGCTCGCCAATTCCCTCATCCTCTTTCGCTCGCCGGGGGACGGCTTTGCCACCTTGGACATGGCGGTGGTCGATCTCTACACGGGCAAGCTCAGGTGGGTGAAGATAGGGGCGTCTCCAGGATTTGTCTACCGCCGGAACGGTGTGGTAGAAATAATAAGAGAACCCTCTTTACCGGCAGGAGTTTTGAGCCCCATCGACGTGGTGGTGGTAGAACGGGAGCTCTGCCCCGGTGACCTTGTGGTGCTGGTCTCCGACGGCCTTTTGGAAGCTTACCGGGGAGAGGACAAAGAGACCTGGTGGGCGGAAGTTTTGCAGGAACTCAAGGGGGAAGATCCGGAGATGGTGGGGAAGTTCCTCCTCGACCGCGCCCGGCTGGTGGGGGGTGGCCGCCTGCAGGACGATGCTACGGTCGTAGCGGCCCGGCTGCTACCAGCCTGA
- the tilS gene encoding tRNA lysidine(34) synthetase TilS: protein MDLLPVFRATIEEWRMLFPGDKVVVGVSGGPDSVALLDLLYRLREDKELSLYVAHLHHGLRAEADEEAAMVSELARRYGLPFFLDRVDVKKHAQQNKLSIETAARELRYRFLLEVAGEVGANRIALGHQADDQAETVLLHLLRGTGLSGLRGIPPVRGPFIRPLLRVRRAEIEAYCQWRGLSPCLDLSNWSLEYTRNRIRHQLLPLLAREFNPSIVEVLCRLAEIAREEDEFLEKEAGKAYRELRREAEEGLGLALEPLKTLPLALARRVVRLAYRELVGEELPFEHVEAVRQWLYRPTGKELSLPKNVKVVREYDSLVFLPPQAKPSSVPFYAYPLRVPGITYLPEVGLLLEARLITPQELGDPRKLPSTEALLDWEVLVPPLRVRRRLPGDRFHPFGYPVPVKLKSFLINQKIPRYRRDRLPLVEDAEGIVWVGGVRISARVAVRPETRVGLHLRLYPFSVQENSTGGR, encoded by the coding sequence TTGGACCTTCTTCCCGTGTTCAGGGCCACCATAGAAGAGTGGCGAATGCTCTTTCCCGGCGACAAGGTGGTGGTAGGGGTATCGGGAGGACCGGACTCCGTGGCCCTGCTCGATCTCCTCTATCGCCTGCGAGAAGATAAGGAGCTTTCCCTTTACGTGGCGCACCTGCACCACGGCCTGCGGGCGGAGGCGGACGAGGAGGCGGCCATGGTGTCTGAGCTGGCCCGGAGGTACGGTCTCCCCTTTTTCCTGGATAGGGTTGATGTGAAAAAACACGCGCAGCAAAACAAACTTTCCATAGAAACTGCCGCGCGGGAGTTGCGCTACCGCTTCTTGCTAGAGGTAGCCGGGGAGGTTGGAGCCAACCGGATAGCCCTGGGGCACCAGGCTGACGACCAGGCGGAGACGGTGCTTTTGCATCTCCTGCGCGGCACGGGACTTTCCGGGCTTAGGGGAATCCCGCCAGTACGCGGTCCCTTCATCAGACCCCTCTTGAGGGTGCGGCGGGCGGAGATAGAGGCCTACTGCCAGTGGCGGGGGCTTTCCCCTTGTCTGGACCTCTCCAACTGGTCGCTGGAATATACCCGCAACCGCATTCGCCACCAGCTCCTTCCCCTGCTGGCTCGGGAGTTCAATCCCTCCATAGTGGAGGTTCTCTGCCGCTTGGCGGAAATAGCCCGGGAAGAAGATGAGTTTCTGGAAAAAGAGGCAGGCAAAGCTTACCGGGAATTGCGGCGGGAGGCGGAGGAAGGACTTGGCTTAGCTTTAGAGCCGCTAAAAACTCTTCCTCTGGCCTTAGCCAGGCGGGTGGTGCGCTTGGCCTACCGCGAGTTAGTGGGGGAGGAGCTCCCTTTCGAGCACGTGGAAGCGGTTCGGCAATGGCTTTACCGGCCGACCGGGAAGGAGCTTTCTTTACCCAAGAACGTGAAGGTGGTGCGGGAATACGATTCCCTGGTCTTTCTTCCCCCCCAGGCCAAGCCTTCTTCTGTACCCTTCTACGCCTACCCCTTAAGGGTTCCGGGCATCACCTATCTGCCCGAGGTGGGTTTGCTTCTGGAGGCTCGTCTGATTACGCCTCAGGAGTTAGGCGATCCCCGAAAGCTTCCCTCTACCGAGGCCCTGCTAGATTGGGAGGTGCTGGTCCCCCCTTTGCGGGTGAGGCGCCGACTGCCGGGGGATCGCTTCCACCCCTTTGGCTACCCGGTGCCGGTCAAGCTCAAGAGCTTCCTCATAAATCAGAAGATCCCTCGTTACAGGCGGGATCGCTTGCCCCTGGTGGAGGATGCCGAGGGCATAGTCTGGGTGGGAGGAGTGAGGATAAGTGCCAGGGTTGCGGTGAGGCCAGAGACTCGCGTGGGCCTTCACCTCCGGCTTTATCCCTTCTCAGTGCAGGAAAATAGTACTGGAGGCAGGTGA
- a CDS encoding Ppx/GppA phosphatase → MRVAVIDVGTNSTRYLLAEVACGKVDLLEADLKITRLGEEMTSGRLGERAMARTLAAVVAFWRRAEVAGAEVIAPVATSAVREAANREEFCRLFRQATKLELRVLSGEEEAFYTFHGVLTGMPSLSPRNALVMDLGGGSTEFIWQEHKKLKLSSLPLGAVRLTLEAREEEYLEKAKEKLAPLLSRLGRKELVATGGTVTTLAAIAGGVKEYYPGCVHGRRLTAAQAKELYTYLQELSLEERRQVPGLAPERADIIVAGTAIVVAVLELTRLPFLTVSEHDLLWGVALAAAGCVEGAGREPNLI, encoded by the coding sequence ATGCGCGTGGCCGTTATCGATGTGGGGACCAACTCCACCCGCTACCTGCTGGCCGAGGTCGCCTGCGGTAAGGTGGACTTGCTCGAGGCCGACCTCAAGATCACCCGGCTAGGGGAGGAGATGACCTCGGGTCGGCTGGGGGAACGAGCCATGGCCCGCACTTTGGCGGCGGTTGTGGCCTTCTGGCGTCGGGCGGAGGTGGCGGGAGCGGAGGTCATAGCGCCGGTGGCCACCAGTGCCGTACGGGAGGCGGCCAACCGGGAGGAGTTTTGCCGTCTCTTTCGGCAGGCTACCAAGCTGGAACTCCGGGTGCTCTCCGGAGAAGAAGAAGCCTTTTACACCTTTCACGGCGTGCTCACCGGAATGCCCTCCCTTTCACCCCGTAACGCCCTAGTGATGGATCTGGGCGGTGGGAGTACGGAGTTCATCTGGCAGGAGCACAAAAAACTCAAGCTTTCAAGCCTGCCGCTGGGGGCGGTGCGCCTGACCCTGGAGGCCCGGGAGGAAGAATACCTCGAGAAGGCCAAGGAGAAACTAGCTCCTCTCCTTTCCCGGCTTGGCCGGAAGGAGTTGGTGGCCACCGGTGGGACGGTCACCACCTTGGCGGCCATAGCCGGAGGGGTAAAAGAGTACTATCCGGGTTGCGTTCATGGCCGGCGTCTAACTGCTGCCCAGGCAAAGGAGCTTTATACCTACCTACAAGAGCTTTCTCTGGAGGAGAGGCGCCAAGTTCCGGGGCTGGCCCCCGAAAGGGCAGATATCATCGTGGCCGGGACGGCTATTGTCGTGGCGGTGCTGGAACTCACCCGGCTTCCTTTTCTCACGGTGAGCGAGCACGATCTTCTTTGGGGCGTGGCCCTGGCAGCTGCTGGGTGTGTCGAAGGGGCAGGAAGAGAACCCAACCTTATTTGA